In one window of Neisseria subflava DNA:
- the hemF gene encoding oxygen-dependent coproporphyrinogen oxidase: MHTESVLTLLKTLQNQICAALEQEDGEAKFVHEAWTGKLGIGETRVLKNGTVFEQAGVNFSHVKGTKMPASATAHRPELTGAAFEAMGVSLVIHPKNPYVPTSHANVRFFIAYPENAEPVWWFGGGFDLTPFYPFEEDIVHWHTVARDVCAPFGESVYPEFKQWCDEYFYLKHRNETRGVGGLFFDDLNRWDFDTCLNFIKAVGEGYIAAYLPIVAKRKNTPYGERERDFQLYRRGRYVEFNLVWDRGTLFGLQSGGRTESILMSMPPLVRFEYQYVPEEGSPEAALNQFLVARDWLKEFGK; this comes from the coding sequence ATGCACACAGAATCCGTTCTAACCCTCCTCAAAACCCTGCAAAACCAAATCTGCGCCGCGCTGGAGCAAGAAGATGGCGAAGCCAAATTTGTGCATGAAGCATGGACGGGGAAACTGGGCATCGGCGAAACCCGCGTATTGAAAAACGGCACAGTATTCGAGCAGGCAGGTGTGAATTTTTCGCATGTAAAGGGAACAAAAATGCCGGCTTCTGCCACGGCCCATCGTCCGGAATTAACAGGCGCGGCGTTTGAAGCCATGGGCGTGTCGCTGGTCATTCATCCGAAAAATCCTTATGTTCCGACCAGCCATGCCAATGTGCGCTTTTTTATTGCCTATCCTGAAAATGCCGAGCCGGTTTGGTGGTTTGGCGGCGGCTTTGATTTGACGCCGTTTTATCCTTTTGAAGAAGATATCGTGCATTGGCACACAGTGGCTCGGGACGTATGCGCGCCATTTGGCGAATCGGTTTATCCTGAATTCAAACAATGGTGTGACGAATATTTCTATTTGAAACACCGTAACGAAACACGCGGCGTGGGCGGCCTGTTTTTTGACGATTTAAACCGCTGGGATTTCGATACCTGCTTGAATTTTATCAAGGCAGTCGGAGAAGGCTATATCGCAGCGTATCTGCCGATTGTGGCCAAACGCAAAAATACACCTTATGGAGAACGTGAACGAGATTTCCAACTCTACCGTCGCGGGCGCTATGTCGAATTTAACTTGGTTTGGGACAGAGGCACGCTGTTCGGCCTGCAAAGCGGCGGCCGTACGGAAAGCATTTTGATGTCCATGCCGCCTTTGGTACGCTTTGAGTATCAATATGTGCCGGAAGAAGGTTCTCCAGAAGCCGCATTAAATCAATTTTTAGTAGCGCGAGACTGGCTGAAAGAATTCGGAAAATAA